From the genome of Miscanthus floridulus cultivar M001 chromosome 10, ASM1932011v1, whole genome shotgun sequence, one region includes:
- the LOC136484751 gene encoding uncharacterized protein: MELVDTYTSKMMMRSANAICLVAFIVFAAAAFTTAEAAAAAAATAPGSAQAAAAGPAPTNSPPPSPAAVEFLQGRCSPGVMPEVIARHCYDSLLPQTGTFNGSCIRVIGAATELMVANFRSFLAELRQLNSTKQGAGYKLGKCADQAADFAGGEPGKEPRRWRIFFLYF, encoded by the coding sequence ATGGAACTTGTAGATACATATACATCAAAGATGATGATGAGGTCGGCTAATGCAATTTGCCTCGTTGCATTCATcgtcttcgccgccgccgccttcacgacggcagaagcagcagcagccgcggcTGCAACTGCACCAGGGAGCGCTCAGGCAGCAGCGGCAGGTCCTGCACCTACTAACTCCCCTCCGCCTTCCCCCGCCGCGGTCGAATTCCTCCAAGGTCGCTGCAGCCCCGGCGTGATGCCAGAGGTGATCGCGCGCCACTGCTACGACTCCCTCCTCCCGCAGACCGGGACCTTCAACGGCAGCTGCATCAGGGTCATCGGCGCCGCCACGGAGCTCATGGTCGCCAACTTCCGCTCCTTCCTCGCCGAGCTGCGGCAGCTCAACAGCACCAAGCAGGGCGCCGGGTACAAGCTGGGCAAGTGCGCGGACCAGGCCGCGGATTTTGCCGGCGGCGAGCCCGGCAAGGAGCCGAGAAGATGGCggattttttttttatatttttaa